The proteins below come from a single Alnus glutinosa chromosome 9, dhAlnGlut1.1, whole genome shotgun sequence genomic window:
- the LOC133877920 gene encoding disease resistance protein RPV1-like yields the protein MFPMASITSTETSSSSSLPRPKYEYDVFLSFRGKDTRNNFADHLYAALDRKGIKTFRDDEELDRGKSIRPELLKAIEESRFAVTILSRNYASSTWCLDELAKIVECMKQTRLTVLPVFYGVNPSDVRQAGRGSFEKAFERFKENRQRVQRWIDALREVADVSGWHLQDR from the coding sequence ATGTTTCCTATGGCTTCCATAACCAGTACTGaaacatcttcttcttcttctttgcctCGACCGAAGTACGAATATGATGTTTTTCTCAGTTTTAGAGGCAAAGACACCCGCAACAACTTTGCGGACCATCTGTACGCTGCTTTGGATCGGAAAGGAATTAAGACCTTTAGGGACGACGAAGAACTTGATAGAGGAAAATCCATTCGGCCAGAGCTCCTGAAAGCCATAGAAGAATCGAGGTTTGCCGTCACCATTCTCTCAAGAAACTATGCGTCGTCGACGTGGTGCTTAGATGAACTTGCAAAGATTGTTgagtgcatgaaacagacgagGCTCACAGTTTTGCCTGTTTTCTACGGTGTGAATCCATCTGACGTACGCCAAGCTGGGAGGGGGAGTTTTGAGAAGGCCTTTGAACGTTTCAAGGAGAACAGACAGAGGGTGCAAAGATGGATAGATGCTTTGAGAGAAGTGGCCGATGTATCCGGATGGCATTTACAGGACAGGTga
- the LOC133876921 gene encoding disease resistance protein RUN1-like, translating into MNLYLGIGVGDVRFVGICGMGGIGKTTLARAVYGRIACQFEANCFLANVREEAGKRGLVALQKQLLSNTIQTKSSINIWDVYKGANVIRNRLCSKRVLIILDDVDQCEQLRALVEKRCWFGRGSRIIITTRDKRVLIEHDVAEDDIYEANKLNHNEALQVFSRKAFKEDHPAKDFVELSKKFLKYAKGLPLALEVLGSSLYLRSVDVWESMLSKLKEIPDEKIHDKLQISFDGLPEVEKKIFLDIACFFKWEDKNRVEDVLESCGYHPKIGIDNLINKSLITIFGKKLWLHDLLEEMGREIVRRESFEEPGRRSRLWFWEDILHVLKNNTGTERVEGIALDSADAPKEGIQLNAEAFSKLPNLRFLKIRNTVHLCQGLTYLPNKLRAIDWPGYPLKSLPMSFSPDKLVELNMPCSYIKEIWKGKKSLPKLKILDLSDSPNLIKTPDFTEAPNLEKLILSGCFNLKKFPEIVGNMKRLKKLKLDCTDIKELPSSIGHLCGLTILDLGNCQRLLTLPSVICNLTSLQNLTLCGCSKLDKMPKDLGNLKRLKVLDVGRTAIRQVPSSIQKLKNLKDLCFSGCKGLLVYPTSFLGLCHLTTLDLSYCDLPDGAIPNDLSSMSSLQILDVRGNNIEHIPESISQLSKLKIILLRDCSRLRSLPKLPPNVLYVQADDSTSLKTLCREMFGWYTEGQHLSEVIRHLSRLKTEMRKSHYRETHALISAVIRHLSRLKSEMRVVIRYLSRLKFAMQEARSGETDAPISERNLEAIIRHLSRLNSWMRETRPWETDALISAVIRHLSRLKSKMPETHSTETTLISEAIHDLSTLNYAASAVREKQSRDKISQQLVSKPILVRVGAMAVEEAKIGIERFNGTDFGYWKMQIEDILYGKDLHQPLLGKQPDDMDDDKWALLDRKALAVIRLSLSKSVAHNVVKEKTTAGLMTALSSMYEKPSANNKVHLMKKLFNLKMAEGASVAQHLNEFNTITNQLSSVEIDFDDEIHALIVLASLPNSWEAMRMAVSSSAGKSKLKYEDIRDLILSEEMRRRDSCEASCSDAVLNLETRGRGNGRNSGRGRSRSRKGRSESGYGNQLECWNCGKTGHFKKNCKEPRKKTVNDSANVVTEEIYDDVLILSVDSPLDSWVLDSGASFHTTAIREVLENYVAGDFGKVYLADGSALDIVGMGDVRIRVHSDSVWKLQKVRHVPELKKNLISVGQLDEEGHAISFHGGR; encoded by the exons ATGAATTTATATTTAGGAATAGGGGTGGGTGATGTTCGCTTTGTAGGGATCTGTGGTATGGGTGGAATTGGTAAAACAACTCTTGCACGTGCAGTTTATGGAAGAATTGCTTGTCAATTTGAAGCTAATTGCTTTCTTGCCAATGTTAGAGAAGAAGCGGGAAAACGTGGTCTTGTTGCTTTACAAAAACAACTTCTTTCCAATACTATCCAGACAAAAAGCAGTATTAATATATGGGATGTTTACAAGGGAGCTAATGTGATTAGAAACCGACTATGTTCTAAAAGAGTTCTTATCATTCTTGATGATGTGGATCAATGTGAACAATTACGTGCATTAGTAGAAAAGCGTTGCTGGTTTGGTCGAGGGAGCAGAATCATCATAACAACAAGAGATAAGCGTGTGTTGATTGAACACGATGTGGCTGAAGATGATATATATGAGGCTAACAAATTGAATCACAATGAAGCACTCCAAGTCTTTAGTCGGAAAGCCTTCAAAGAAGACCACCCCGCTAAAGATTTTGTGGAGCTGTCCAAGAAGTTTTTAAAGTACGCTAAAGGCCTTCCTTTAGCCCTTGAAGTTTTGGGTTCATCCCTGTATCTTAGAAGTGTAGATGTATGGGAAAGTATGCTAAGTAAACTAAAGGAAATCCCTGATGAGAAAATCCACGATAAACTTCAAATAAGTTTTGATGGACTCCCAGaagtagagaaaaaaatatttttagatattgctTGTTTCTTCAAATGGGAGGACAAAAATCGTGTGGAAGATGTCCTAGAAAGTTGTGGTTACCACCCAAAAATCGGTATAGATAATCTGATTAATAAGTCACTTATAACCATCTTCGGAAAAAAATTGTGGTTGCATGATTTGTTAGAAGAAATGGGTCGGGAGATTGTTCGGCGTGAATCTTTTGAAGAGCCTGGTAGACGTAGTAGATTGTGGTTTTGGGAAGACATCCTTCATGTGCTGAAGAATAATACA GGAACAGAAAGAGTTGAAGGCATAGCCCTAGACTCTGCTGATGCTCCAAAGGAAGGAATACAATTGAATGCTGAAGCCTTCTCGAAGCTACCAAACTTAAGATTTCTCAAAATTCGTAATACTGTGCACCTTTGTCAAGGTCTTACTTATCTTCCTAACAAGTTGCGGGCTATTGATTGGCCTGGATATCCTTTAAAGTCTTTGCCGATGAGTTTCTCACCTGATAAACTCGTTGAACTCAATATGCCTTGTAGCTACATTAAAGAAATATGGAAGGGAAAGAAG AGTTTACCCAAGTTAAAAATCCTTGACCTTAGTGATTCTCCAAACTTGATCAAGACTCCAGACTTTACTGAAGCGCCAAATCTTGAGAAGCTGATTCTTTCTGGGTGTTTCAATCTCAAGAAGTTTCCAGAAATTGTGGGAAATATGAAACGTTTGAAGAAACTTAAATTGGATTGTACTGACATAAAAGAACTTCCATCATCAATTGGGCATTTATGTGGCCTTACTATACTAGATCTAGGAAACTGCCAGAGACTTTTGACTCTTCCAAGTGTCATTTGTAATTTGACCTCTCTCCAAAATCTCACTCTATGCGGTTGCTCAAAACTTGATAAAATGCCAAAGGACCTTGGGAACTTGAAACGACTGAAGGTACTTGATGTCGGTAGAACTGCTATAAGACAAGTACCATCCTCCATTCAAAAATTGAAGAACCTTAAAGATTTATGCTTCAGTGGATGTAAAGGTCTGTTGGTGTATCCTACTTCATTCTTAGGTTTATGCCATTTGACAACATTAGATTTGAGTTATTGCGATTTACCGGATGGAGCAATTCCCAATGATCTCAGCAGCATGTCATCGTTGCAAATTCTAGATGTACGTGGAAACAATATTGAGCACATACCTGAGAGCATCTCTCAACTTTCTAagcttaaaataattttattgagaGATTGTAGCAGGCTTCGATCATTGCCAAAACTTCCACCAAATGTACTATATGTACAGGCTGATGATAGTACCTCATTGAAAACGCTTTGTAGGGAAATGTTTGGATGGTATACAGAAGGACAACacctctcg GAAGTCATTCGTCATCTTTCCAGACTAAAGACTGAGATGCGGAAATCGCATTATAGGGAAACTCATGCACTGATATCA GCAGTCATTCGCCATCTTTCCAGACTAAAGTCTGAGATGCGG GTAGTCATTCGTTATCTTTCCAGACTTAAGTTTGCGATGCAGGAAGCACGTTCTGGGGAAACTGATGCAccgatttcagaaagaaacctcgaa GCAATCATTCGTCATCTTTCCAGACTAAACTCTTGGATGCGGGAAACACGTCCTTGGGAAACTGATGCACTGATATCA GCAGTCATTCGTCATCTTTCCAGACTAAAGTCCAAGATGCCGGAAACACATTCTACGGAAACTACATTGATATCA GAGGCCATTCATGATCTTTCCACACTAAACTATGCGGCCTCTGCGGTGCGGGAAAAGCAATCTAGA GACAAAATTTCCCAACaactggtatcaaagccaaTTTTGGTTCGGGTGGGAGCTATGGCAGTAGAAGAAGCAAAGATTGGAATTGAAAGGTTCAACGGCACAGATTTTGGGTATTGGAAGATGCAGATTGAAGATATACTCTATGGGAAGGATCTTCATCAACCCCTTTTAGGAAAACAGCCTGACGACATGGATGATGACAAGTGGGCTTTGCTTGATCGCAAGGCCCTAGCAGTTATCAGGTTATCATTGTCAAAATCAGTAGCGCACAACGTTGTAAAGGAGAAGACCACAGCAGGTCTAATGACGGCCTTGTCAAGCATGTATGAGAAGCCGTCGGCTAACAACAAGGTGCACCTGATGAAGAAACTGTTTAACTTGAAGATGGCGGAAGGGGCATCGGTGGCGCAGCATCTGAATGAATTCAATACTATCACAAATCAATTGTCTTCCGTAGAgattgattttgatgatgagatCCACGCATTGATTGTCCTGGCATCTTTGCCAAACAGTTGGGAGGCCATGAGAATGGCTGTGAGCAGTTCTGCAGGGAAGAGTAAACTCAAGTATGAGGATATTCGGGATTTGATTCTGAGTGAGGAGATGCGCAGAAGGGATTCTTGCGAAGCCTCATGTTCTGATGCTGTCTTAAACCTCGAGACGAGGGGTAGAGGAAACGGTAGAAACTCTGGTCGAGGCAGATCAAGATCCAGAAAAGGTAGAAGCGAATCCGGATATGGTAACCAACTAGAATGTTGGAATTGTGGCAAGACTGGCCACTTTAAGAAGAACTGCAAGGAACCAAGGAAGAAGACTGTGAATGACTCTGCAAACGTGGTGACAGAAGAAATATATGATGATGTCCTAATTCTCTCTGTCGACAGTCCTCTTGATTCTTGGGTCTTGGACTCAGGAGCTTCTTTCCATACAACCGCAATTCGTGAAGTTCTCGAAAATTATGTTGCCGGAGATTTCGGGAAGGTGTACTTGGCTGACGGATCGGCGTTGGATATTGTGGGCATGGGTGATGTTCGCATTAGAGTCCACAGTGACTCGGTATGGAAACTGCAGAAGGTCAGACATGTTCCGGAACTGAAGAAGAATTTGATTTCAGTGGGACAGTTGGATGAAGAAGGGCATGCTATTAGCTTTCACGGTGGTAGGTGA
- the LOC133878542 gene encoding disease resistance protein RPV1-like, with protein MFPMASMTTETASSSSSLPQREYQYDVFLSFRGEDTRNNFTSHLYAALDKKGIKTFRDNDELERGKPIRPELLTAIEESRFAVIILSRNYASSTWCLDELEKIVECMKKTELTVLPVFYGVNPSYVRKHRRSTCFWMNRRSTYAQAFAKHQKQFKENREKVQRWRDALIEVADASGWHVKDRPEAEVIEEIVVEILDKLNSIVRPIVSDDLFGIESRVDKMLNSYLGIGVDDVRFVGICGMGGIGKTTLARAIYERITCQFEANCFLANVREEAEKNGLVALQEQLLSSTIQTKSSITIQNDYEGANAIRNGLYCKKVLIILDDVDQLEQLRALVKHRCWFGGGSRIIVTTRNKRLLIEHDVAEDGIYEAMGMNYNEALQLFCRKAFKEDSPPKDFVELSKKFLNYAKGLPLALEVLGSSLYQRSEDVWKSMLRKLKEIPDEKIHDKLQISFDGLSDLEKKIFLDIACFFKGEDKDRVEDILESFGYHPKIGIDNLINKSLITISSKRLQLHDLLEEMGREIVRRESCEEPGGRSRLWFWEDIHHVLTNNTGTERVEGIALRDGPPRLHLNAEAFLKLPNLRFLKIVCADPLSRRRPNILWDINWERLSLLNELWANEWKSLSYLPNKLRVIDLPLYPMKSLPWSFSLDKLVILDLRFSFIIEIWNKKKSLPKLKILDLSHSYDLIKTSNFTGAQNLEKLIFYQCERLYEVHPSVAGLKQLTLLNLEGCKSLTSLPCNISLDSLEILILSGCWNLEKFPEIVGDMKHLKELKLDETAIKELPLSVGRLSGLTLLNLKGCRSLTSLPCNISFDSLEILILSGCRMLKKFPEIVGDMKRLKELKLDRTAIEELPLSIGRLSGLTLLNLKGCEFLTSLPCNISLDSLEILILSGCRMLKKFPEIVVDMKRLKELKLDRTAIEELPLSIGRLSGLTLLDLGECTSLTSLPCNISLDSLETLILSDCWNLEKFPEIVGDMKRLKELKLDGTAIEELPLSVGRLSGLTLLNLKGCKSLTSLPCNISLDSLEILILSGCRKLKKFPEIVGDMKRLKELKLEWTAIKELPLSIGRLSVLTLLNLEGCKSLTSLPCNIILDSLEILILSDCWKLKKFPEIVGDMKRLKELKLDGTAIEELPLSIGRLSGLTVLDLADCKSLLTLPSVVCNLTSLQYLILFGCSKVDKLPEDLGNLKQLKKLGVWRTAIRQVPSSIQYSSMEVIWLPLV; from the exons ATGTTTCCGATGGCTTCCATGACCACTGAaacagcttcttcttcttcttctttgcctCAACGGGAATACCAATACGATGTTTTTCTCAGTTTTAGAGGCGAAGACACCCGCAACAACTTTACGAGCCATCTGTACGCCGCTTTGGATAAAAAAGGAATTAAGACCTTTAGGGACAACGACGAACTTGAGAGAGGAAAACCCATTCGGCCAGAGCTCCTGACAGCCATAGAAGAATCGAGGTTTGCCGTCATCATTCTCTCAAGAAACTATGCGTCGTCGACGTGGTGCTTAGATGAACTTGAAAAGATTGTTGAGTGTATGAAAAAGACGGAGCTCACAGTTTTGCCTGTTTTCTACGGCGTGAATCCCTCTTACGTACGCAAACATAGGAGGAGTACttgtttttggatgaatagGAGGAGTACTTATGCGCAGGCCTTTGCTAAACATCAAAAACAATTCAAGGAGAACAGAGAGAAGGTGCAAAGATGGAGAGATGCTTTGATAGAAGTGGCCGATGCATCCGGATGGCATGTAAAGGACAG GCCCGAGGCAGAAGTTATTGAAGAAATTGTTGTGGAGATACTTGATAAATTGAATTCTATAGTTCGGCCGATTGTTTCTGATGATCTTTTTGGCATAGAGTCTCGTGTAGACAAAATGTTGAATTCATATTTAGGTATAGGGGTGGATGATGTTCGCTTTGTAGGAATATGTGGTATGGGCGGAATTGGTAAAACAACTCTTGCACGTGCTATTTACGAAAGAATTACTTGTCAATTTGAAGCTAATTGCTTTCTTGCCAATGTTAGAGAAGAAGCTGAAAAAAATGGTCTAGTTGCTTTACAAGAACAACTTCTTTCCAGTACTATCCAGACAAAAAGCAGTATTACTATACAAAATGATTACGAGGGAGCTAATGCGATCAGAAACGGACTATATTGTAAAAAAGTTCTTATCATTCTTGATGATGTGGATCAACTTGAACAATTACGTGCATTAGTAAAACATCGTTGCTGGTTTGGTGGAGGGAGCAGAATCATCGTAACAACTAGAAACAAGCGTCTGTTGATTGAACATGATGTGGCCGAAGATGGAATATATGAGGCTATGGGAATGAATTACAATGAAGCACTTCAACTCTTTTGTCGGAAAGCCTTCAAGGAAGACAGCCCCCCTAAAGATTTTGTGGAGCTGTCCAAGAAGTTTTTAAATTACGCTAAAGGCCTTCCTTTAGCCCTTGAAGTTTTGGGTTCATCTTTGTATCAAAGAAGTGAAGATGTATGGAAAAGCATGCTAAGAAAGCTAAAAGAAATCCCTGATGAGAAAATCCACGATAAACTTCAAATAAGTTTTGATGGACTCTCagatttagagaaaaaaatatttttagacaTTGCTTGTTTCTTCAAAGGGGAGGACAAAGATCGTGTGGAAGATATACTAGAGAGTTTTGGTTACCACCCAAAAATCGGTATAGATAATCTCATCAATAAGTCACTTATAACCATCTCAAGTAAACGATTGCAATTGCATGATTTGTTAGAAGAAATGGGTCGGGAGATCGTTCGGCGTGAATCTTGTGAAGAGCCTGGCGGACGTAGTAGATTGTGGTTTTGGGAAGACATCCATCATGTGCTAACGAATAATACA GGAACAGAAAGAGTTGAAGGCATAGCCCTAAGGGATGGTCCACCTAGATTACACTTGAATGCTGAAGCCTTCTTGAAGCTGCCGAACTTAAGATTTCTCAAAATCGTGTGCGCTGATCCCCTTAGTCGTCGTCGTCCTAACATTTTGTGGGATATTAATTGGGAAAGGCTTAGTCTTCTTAACGAGTTGTGGGCTAATGAATGGAAAAGTCTTAGTTATCTTCCTAACAAGTTGCGGGTGATTGATTTGCCTCTATATCCTATGAAGTCTTTGCCATGGAGTTTCTCACTTGATAAACTCGTTATACTTGATTTGCGTTTTAGCTTCATTATAGAAATCTGGAACAAAAAGAAG AGTTTACCCAAGTTAAAGATCCTTGACCTTAGTCACTCTTACGACTTGATCAAAACTTCGAACTTCACTGGAGCCCAAAATCTTGAGAAGCTGATTTTTTATCAATGTGAGAGGTTATATGAGGTGCACCCATCCGTTGCAGGTCTCAAACAACTTACTTTACTGAACTTGGAAGGATGCAAATCtcttactagccttccatgcaACATTAGCTTGGATTCCCTTGAAATTTTGATTCTTTCTGGTTGTTGGAATCTCGAGAAGTTTCCAGAAATTGTGGGAGATATGAAACATTTGAAGGAACTGAAACTGGATGAGACTGCCATAAAAGAACTTCCATTATCAGTTGGGCGTTTAAGTGGCCTTACTTTACTGAACTTGAAAGGATGCAGATCtcttactagccttccatgcaACATTAGCTTTGATTCCCTTGAAATTTTGATTCTTTCTGGTTGTCGGATGCTCAAGAAGTTTCCAGAAATTGTGGGAGATATGAAACGTTTGAAGGAATTGAAATTGGATAGGACTGCCATAGAAGAACTTCCATTATCAATTGGGCGCTTAAGTGGCCTTACTTTACTGAACTTGAAAGGATGCGAATTtcttactagccttccatgcaACATTAGCTTGGATTCCCTTGAAATTTTGATTCTTTCTGGTTGTCGGATGCTTAAGAAGTTTCCAGAAATTGTGGTAGATATGAAACGTTTGAAGGAATTGAAATTGGATAGGACTGCCATAGAAGAACTTCCATTATCAATTGGGCGTTTAAGTGGCCTTACTTTACTGGACTTGGGAGAATGCACATCtcttactagccttccatgcaACATTAGCTTGGATTCCCTTGAAACTTTGATTCTTTCTGATTGTTGGAATCTCGAGAAGTTTCCAGAAATTGTGGGAGATATGAAACGTTTGAAGGAACTGAAATTGGATGGGACTGCCATTGAAGAACTTCCATTATCAGTTGGGCGTTTAAGTGGCCTTACTTTACTGAACTTGAAAGGATGCAAATCtcttactagccttccatgcaACATTAGCTTGGATTCCCTTGAAATTTTGATTCTTTCTGGTTGTAGGAAGCTCAAGAAGTTTCCAGAAATTGTGGGAGATATGAAACGTTTGAAGGAACTGAAATTGGAATGGACTGCCATAAAAGAACTTCCATTATCAATTGGGCGTTTAAGTGTCCTTACTTTACTGAACTTGGAAGGATGCAAATCtcttactagccttccatgcaACATTATCTTGGATTCCCTTGAGATTTTGATTCTTTCTGATTGTTGGAAGCTCAAGAAGTTTCCTGAAATTGTGGGAGATATGAAACGTTTGAAGGAACTGAAATTGGATGGGACTGCCATAGAAGAACTTCCATTATCAATTGGGCGTTTAAGTGGCCTTACTGTACTGGATCTAGCAGACTGCAAAAGTCTTTTGACTCTTCCAAGTGTCGTTTGTAATTTGACCTCTCTCCAATATCTCATTCTATTCGGTTGCTCAAAAGTTGATAAATTGCCGGAGGACCTTGGGAACTTGAAACAACTGAAAAAACTTGGTGTCTGGAGAACTGCTATAAGACAAGTACCATCCTCCATTCAGTATTCTTCAATGGAGGTCATTTGGCTTCCTTTGGTTTAA